The following proteins are encoded in a genomic region of Phycisphaera sp.:
- a CDS encoding tetratricopeptide repeat protein: MPHRGGVVAADESPEATESKDAPGQDPAVTPWREIWQVPTLGISVAVLVIGLAVTALHRPMPDYDALMAGAERRIEARRYVEALDVLNDKLGPLLDRPSFTPEHRRRFHTLRARALAMGQAELAVRQEANDRNIVSEYREAERQGAALRPQDAFFLGLAYLGLGEIEPALARADAMPATERPKRHELYRMAIAQPDVNTPGGREQLIDFVTRFVSDPTLGINDRAWAELHRARVLAATGDYGGVVDRLLRSYPQWAQASPERRAALSIEMGAAEIEVGDLESARASLELGEKLAESQSTERGQAMVLLGRLDELSGNPMDARDRYQRVLRELGWAPSAQAARLGLAEVYAAEDEPDLAMDLFQEAIAELHDSGPGGGIDAAVLENALLMQHQNQTAAGQIAEALRYARLAEQVSDGERSAALVLALADANAAMADELIEAAGGQVDGHADRILLDAATREEVRMHLRSAGGYYALHADLLTLDEEAFERSTWRSAVSFDRAGDLDLAEQKLTTFVTAISESPMRAEARYRLGRIYQARNRHSAAEEAFRSIIEDANNPDTGKGVGPFALRSYVPLAETLLSDANPDNDREAMSLLERVLSGGLVGPTSEEYRTALVELGTLHYRSGQYVQAIERLREALARYEGERKEQQIRFRLADAFRLEGERIGTALTQAMPGSERRELQRMRKDRLRTAIEQFEYARDGLEQIRDPSASEREALRSAYFFLGACAYDLEDYELAVKHYAAAHAKYSNDPAALVPLIQIVSARLQQGEMALARAANERAQRLYQSFPDTVWDDSSLPMTRDDWQRWFQASERLATAGG, encoded by the coding sequence GTGCCCCATCGCGGAGGCGTTGTGGCGGCCGACGAGAGCCCTGAAGCTACCGAATCCAAGGATGCCCCGGGCCAGGACCCGGCGGTGACGCCGTGGCGTGAGATCTGGCAGGTGCCGACTCTCGGCATTTCGGTGGCCGTGCTGGTTATCGGCCTCGCTGTCACCGCCCTGCATCGGCCCATGCCCGACTACGACGCCCTGATGGCCGGGGCCGAGCGACGGATCGAGGCCCGGCGGTACGTCGAGGCCTTGGATGTGCTCAATGACAAGCTGGGCCCACTGCTGGATCGACCGTCGTTCACGCCCGAGCACCGGCGGCGGTTCCACACCCTGCGCGCGCGAGCGCTCGCGATGGGGCAGGCCGAACTCGCCGTGCGCCAGGAAGCCAACGACCGGAACATCGTGTCGGAGTATCGCGAGGCCGAGCGGCAAGGAGCCGCGCTCCGTCCGCAGGACGCGTTCTTCCTCGGTCTGGCGTACCTCGGGCTGGGCGAGATCGAGCCCGCGCTCGCGCGGGCCGACGCGATGCCGGCGACAGAACGGCCAAAGCGGCACGAGCTGTACCGCATGGCCATCGCCCAACCCGACGTGAACACGCCGGGCGGCCGCGAGCAGCTCATCGACTTCGTGACACGATTCGTTTCGGACCCGACGCTGGGCATCAACGACCGGGCGTGGGCGGAACTCCACCGCGCCCGCGTGCTGGCCGCGACGGGCGACTATGGGGGCGTGGTCGACCGTCTGCTCCGGTCGTACCCGCAATGGGCCCAGGCGTCACCCGAGCGACGGGCGGCGCTCAGCATCGAGATGGGGGCGGCGGAGATCGAAGTTGGCGATCTTGAATCGGCCCGCGCATCGCTCGAGCTTGGTGAGAAGCTGGCCGAGTCACAGTCAACCGAACGCGGGCAAGCGATGGTGCTGCTCGGGCGGCTTGACGAATTGTCCGGCAATCCGATGGACGCGCGCGATCGGTACCAGCGTGTGCTTCGTGAGCTCGGGTGGGCACCATCGGCGCAGGCGGCCCGGCTTGGGCTGGCCGAGGTCTACGCGGCCGAAGACGAGCCCGACCTCGCGATGGACCTCTTCCAGGAGGCGATCGCCGAATTGCACGACAGCGGGCCGGGCGGTGGCATCGATGCGGCCGTCTTGGAAAACGCGCTGCTGATGCAGCACCAGAACCAGACCGCGGCGGGGCAGATTGCCGAGGCGCTCCGGTACGCTCGCTTGGCCGAGCAGGTGAGCGACGGCGAGCGTTCGGCGGCGCTGGTGCTGGCCCTGGCCGACGCGAATGCCGCGATGGCCGACGAGCTGATCGAAGCGGCCGGCGGCCAGGTGGATGGCCACGCCGATCGGATCCTGCTCGATGCGGCCACGCGCGAGGAAGTGCGCATGCACCTTCGCTCGGCCGGCGGGTATTACGCCCTGCACGCCGACCTGCTGACCCTCGATGAGGAAGCGTTCGAGCGCAGCACGTGGCGCAGCGCGGTGAGTTTTGATCGGGCGGGCGATCTCGATCTGGCCGAGCAGAAGCTCACCACGTTCGTCACGGCGATCAGCGAGAGCCCGATGCGGGCCGAGGCAAGGTACCGGCTTGGTCGCATCTACCAGGCCCGCAACCGGCACTCGGCCGCGGAGGAGGCGTTCCGATCGATCATCGAAGACGCCAACAACCCGGACACGGGCAAGGGTGTCGGGCCGTTCGCGCTGCGATCGTACGTGCCACTGGCCGAGACGTTGCTGTCCGATGCCAATCCGGACAACGACCGCGAGGCGATGTCGTTGCTCGAACGTGTGCTCTCTGGTGGGTTGGTGGGCCCCACGAGCGAGGAATACCGCACGGCTCTGGTGGAACTCGGCACGCTGCACTATCGAAGCGGCCAGTACGTGCAGGCCATCGAACGGCTGCGCGAAGCCCTGGCTCGCTACGAGGGCGAACGCAAGGAGCAACAGATCCGATTCAGGCTGGCCGATGCGTTCCGCCTCGAAGGTGAACGCATCGGCACCGCGCTCACACAGGCCATGCCCGGCAGTGAACGCCGCGAGCTGCAACGCATGCGCAAAGATCGGCTCCGAACGGCGATCGAACAATTTGAGTACGCACGCGATGGGCTGGAGCAGATTCGTGATCCGTCGGCTTCGGAACGCGAGGCGCTCCGGAGCGCGTACTTCTTCCTGGGCGCGTGCGCGTATGACCTTGAAGACTACGAGCTGGCCGTGAAGCACTATGCCGCGGCGCACGCCAAGTACTCGAACGACCCGGCGGCGCTCGTGCCGCTGATCCAGATCGTGAGCGCCCGATTGCAACAGGGCGAGATGGCGCTGGCGCGGGCGGCCAACGAGCGGGCGCAGCGGTTGTACCAGAGCTTCCCCGACACGGTATGGGATGATTCGAGCCTGCCGATGACGCGCGATGATTGGCAGCGCTGGTTCCAGGCCAGCGAGCGGCTCGCGACCGCGGGCGGCTGA
- the cysS gene encoding cysteine--tRNA ligase has translation MPKSLHLYNTLTKRVEPFRATNPGEVTFYSCGPTVYDDAHIGNFRAFLIADLLRRWLESPLCTIQDAKGNEHAGPRTVRHAMNITDVGHMTDDDQADGGGEDKMDAARTRLLEAKKAGKLPAGAFIDPADPYAIATFYADRFIEDAGKLGLKVAGEPEMMPRATAYVPKMIELIERLIERDCAYATGEQGSRAVYFSVNAFNSYGSLSGNTLDALRSGAGGRINDANQQTKRHPADFLLWKEDATHLMKWDSPWGAGYPGWHVECSAMAYEVLAKAAFPDGNVPNGQPLIDLHTGGEDNIFPHHECEIAQSCCAFNAEPNDAPFARHWLHTRFLLVDGQKMSKSKGNFFTARDLFAKGVEPAALRLALTRTHYRTNADFTEQLLKDSQRMIERWRRVQTSSSVGEANAASTLARDEFVDAMHDDMNIAAAVAAINSMVGELSEPTKADADILMQLDAVLGVLSLERPESADTTIGLFAPGLTPDPAVIEKLEQRKAARASKDFAASDAIRDELAAMGYAIKDVAGGKVEVTRA, from the coding sequence ATGCCCAAGAGCCTGCACCTGTACAACACCCTCACGAAGCGCGTCGAGCCCTTCCGCGCCACCAACCCGGGCGAGGTCACCTTCTACTCCTGCGGCCCGACGGTCTACGACGACGCCCACATCGGCAACTTCCGGGCCTTCCTCATCGCCGACCTACTCCGCCGCTGGCTCGAGAGCCCGCTGTGCACCATCCAGGACGCCAAGGGCAACGAGCACGCGGGCCCGCGAACGGTTCGCCACGCCATGAACATCACCGACGTCGGCCACATGACCGACGATGATCAGGCCGACGGCGGGGGCGAGGACAAGATGGACGCCGCCCGCACGCGGCTGCTCGAAGCCAAGAAGGCCGGCAAGCTGCCCGCCGGTGCCTTCATCGACCCCGCCGACCCCTACGCCATCGCGACCTTCTACGCCGATCGCTTCATCGAAGACGCGGGCAAGCTCGGGCTCAAAGTCGCCGGCGAGCCCGAGATGATGCCCCGCGCCACCGCCTACGTGCCCAAGATGATCGAACTCATCGAGCGACTCATCGAACGCGACTGCGCTTATGCCACTGGCGAGCAAGGCAGCCGCGCCGTCTACTTCAGCGTCAACGCCTTCAACTCCTATGGCTCGCTCAGCGGCAACACCCTCGACGCCCTCCGTTCGGGGGCGGGCGGCCGCATCAACGACGCCAACCAGCAGACCAAACGCCACCCCGCCGACTTCCTGCTGTGGAAGGAAGACGCGACCCACCTCATGAAATGGGACAGCCCCTGGGGCGCCGGCTACCCCGGCTGGCACGTCGAGTGCTCGGCCATGGCCTACGAGGTCCTCGCCAAGGCCGCTTTTCCCGATGGAAACGTGCCGAACGGCCAACCCCTCATCGACCTGCACACCGGCGGCGAGGACAACATCTTCCCCCACCACGAGTGCGAGATCGCCCAGAGCTGCTGCGCCTTCAACGCCGAACCAAACGACGCCCCCTTCGCCCGCCACTGGCTGCACACACGATTCCTGCTCGTCGACGGCCAGAAGATGAGCAAGAGCAAGGGCAACTTCTTCACCGCCCGAGACCTCTTCGCCAAGGGCGTCGAGCCCGCGGCGCTGCGTCTGGCACTTACACGTACACACTATCGCACGAACGCGGACTTCACCGAGCAATTGCTTAAGGACAGCCAGCGGATGATCGAGCGGTGGCGAAGGGTGCAAACTTCGAGTTCGGTGGGCGAAGCCAATGCAGCGTCCACGCTTGCACGCGACGAGTTCGTCGATGCGATGCACGACGACATGAACATCGCTGCCGCCGTCGCCGCGATCAACTCGATGGTGGGGGAGCTGAGCGAGCCAACCAAGGCCGACGCCGACATCCTGATGCAACTCGACGCCGTTCTTGGCGTGCTCTCCCTCGAACGCCCCGAGTCTGCCGACACCACCATCGGCCTCTTCGCTCCGGGACTTACCCCCGACCCCGCGGTCATCGAAAAACTCGAGCAACGCAAGGCCGCCCGAGCCAGCAAGGACTTCGCCGCCTCCGACGCGATCCGTGACGAACTGGCAGCAATGGGTTACGCCATCAAGGACGTCGCTGGCGGCAAGGTCGAGGTCACGAGAGCCTGA
- a CDS encoding MBL fold metallo-hydrolase has protein sequence MSEPKQQQPRHRQVSFEFLGTGVSSGVPVIGCSCLTCTSGDPKDNRLRCSAALRFGDDRGEERTILFDAGPDLRQQALRSGLERVDALLFTHNHVDHTWGLDELRRFNTLMEGPVDIYGNDHTLDFLRRVYGHIFDAKSNVQPSYVASVIPHRLLPLVPEEMFGLKITPIPLLHGRLPVLGFRVEAAHSTVAGRTGIDELLPLAYCTDVSGIPPESWPLLGGLRTLVLGALRPRRHPTHFSIDEAVAAAEKIGAQETWFIHMNHEVRHEPVDRALPGGIRLAWDGLVLPRTRAEERSEGEWALGWRE, from the coding sequence GTGAGTGAGCCGAAGCAGCAACAACCCAGGCATCGGCAGGTTTCGTTCGAGTTCCTGGGCACGGGCGTGTCCAGCGGCGTGCCGGTGATCGGCTGCTCGTGCCTCACCTGCACCAGCGGCGATCCCAAGGACAACCGGCTGCGGTGCTCGGCGGCGCTGCGGTTTGGCGATGACCGGGGCGAGGAGCGGACCATCCTGTTCGACGCGGGGCCAGACCTGCGTCAGCAGGCGCTCAGGTCCGGGCTCGAGCGTGTCGACGCGCTGCTGTTTACGCACAACCACGTCGACCACACCTGGGGGCTCGACGAGCTGCGACGGTTCAACACGCTGATGGAAGGGCCGGTGGACATCTACGGCAACGACCACACGCTGGACTTCCTGCGGCGGGTGTATGGGCACATCTTCGACGCCAAGAGCAACGTGCAGCCGAGCTATGTGGCATCGGTTATCCCTCACCGCCTGCTGCCGCTGGTGCCCGAGGAGATGTTCGGCCTGAAGATCACGCCCATCCCGTTGCTGCATGGCAGGCTGCCGGTGCTGGGGTTTCGTGTCGAAGCGGCCCACTCCACCGTGGCCGGGCGCACCGGGATCGACGAGTTGCTGCCGCTGGCGTATTGCACCGACGTCTCGGGCATCCCGCCCGAGAGTTGGCCGCTGCTCGGAGGGCTGCGGACGCTGGTGCTTGGGGCACTCCGACCACGGCGGCACCCCACGCACTTCTCGATCGACGAGGCCGTGGCGGCGGCGGAGAAGATCGGTGCCCAGGAGACGTGGTTCATCCACATGAACCACGAGGTTCGGCACGAGCCGGTGGATCGGGCGCTGCCGGGCGGCATCCGGCTGGCGTGGGATGGGCTGGTGCTACCGCGGACGCGGGCGGAGGAGCGGAGCGAGGGGGAGTGGGCGCTGGGGTGGCGGGAGTAG
- a CDS encoding transcriptional repressor: protein MSDPTNNQGPPTHADHRALFAAHGLRCTRQRQVVYAALAGTREHPTAEAIYDAVKATPEAGDGTISLATVYNTLETLTQRGLCRKLATPGGPTRFDAITDEHAHVQAPDGSLVDLPDDLSRRVMAGVRDPALIDEIEQRLGVKVGRISIHLAAE, encoded by the coding sequence ACCACCGCGCCCTCTTCGCCGCCCATGGCCTGCGCTGCACCCGCCAGCGGCAGGTCGTCTACGCCGCCCTGGCCGGCACACGCGAGCACCCCACGGCCGAGGCGATCTATGACGCCGTCAAGGCTACCCCGGAGGCTGGCGATGGCACGATCTCGCTAGCGACCGTCTACAACACGCTTGAGACCCTGACCCAGCGCGGCCTGTGCCGCAAGCTGGCGACGCCGGGCGGTCCTACCCGCTTCGACGCCATCACCGACGAGCACGCCCACGTCCAGGCCCCCGACGGCTCGCTGGTGGACCTGCCCGACGACCTGAGCCGCCGCGTCATGGCCGGCGTCCGCGACCCAGCGTTGATCGACGAGATCGAGCAGCGGCTGGGTGTCAAGGTGGGGCGGATCAGCATCCATCTGGCGGCGGAGTAA